Proteins from one Sphingomonas sp. HF-S4 genomic window:
- the trpB gene encoding tryptophan synthase subunit beta gives MTDTATLPNSLRNLPDERGHFGQFGGRFVAETLMPLILDLEAHYRAAKADPAFQAEFDDLLEHYVGRPSPLYYAERLTDALRASAPEGMGAQVWFKRDELNHTGAHKINNCIGQILLAIRMGKTRIIAETGAGQHGVATATVCARFGLPCVIYMGATDVVRQQPNVFRMKLLGAEVRPVTAGAATLKDAMNEGLRDWVANVHDTFYIIGTAAGPHPYPELVRDFQSVIGREAREQMLARTGRLPDLLVAAIGGGSNAIGLFHPFLDDSDVRMLGVEAAGHGLDKEHAASLAGGAPGILHGNKTYLLQDEDGQITEGHSISAGLDYPGIGPEHAWLRDIGRVDYDSATDQEALDAFQLLCRTEGIIPALEPSHAIAAVARKAREMRQDQIILANLCGRGDKDIFTVAEALGVEI, from the coding sequence ATGACCGACACCGCCACCCTGCCCAATTCCTTGCGCAACCTCCCCGACGAGCGCGGCCATTTCGGCCAGTTCGGCGGCCGCTTCGTCGCCGAGACGCTGATGCCGCTGATCCTCGACCTCGAGGCGCACTATCGCGCCGCCAAGGCCGACCCTGCCTTCCAGGCAGAGTTCGACGATCTGCTTGAGCATTATGTCGGTCGCCCAAGTCCGCTTTACTATGCCGAGCGGCTGACCGACGCCTTACGCGCGAGCGCGCCCGAGGGAATGGGCGCGCAGGTTTGGTTCAAACGCGACGAGCTCAACCACACCGGCGCGCATAAGATCAACAATTGCATTGGCCAGATCCTGCTCGCGATCCGGATGGGCAAGACGCGGATCATCGCCGAGACAGGCGCCGGCCAGCACGGCGTCGCCACCGCCACGGTGTGCGCGCGGTTCGGGCTCCCCTGCGTGATCTACATGGGCGCGACCGACGTCGTCCGGCAGCAACCCAATGTCTTCCGGATGAAGCTGCTCGGCGCGGAAGTCCGCCCGGTGACTGCCGGTGCCGCGACGCTCAAGGACGCAATGAACGAGGGCCTGCGCGACTGGGTCGCCAACGTTCATGACACCTTTTACATCATCGGCACCGCCGCCGGCCCGCACCCCTATCCCGAGCTCGTCCGCGACTTTCAGAGCGTGATCGGCCGGGAAGCGCGCGAGCAGATGCTCGCGCGCACCGGTCGCCTGCCCGACCTGCTGGTCGCGGCGATCGGCGGAGGTTCGAATGCGATCGGCCTGTTCCACCCCTTCCTCGACGATTCCGACGTGCGCATGCTCGGCGTCGAGGCGGCGGGTCATGGCCTCGACAAGGAACACGCCGCGAGCCTTGCCGGCGGGGCGCCCGGCATTCTCCACGGCAACAAGACCTATTTGCTTCAGGACGAGGACGGCCAGATCACCGAGGGCCACTCGATATCGGCCGGGCTCGATTATCCCGGCATTGGCCCCGAGCACGCCTGGCTGCGCGACATCGGCCGGGTCGATTATGACAGCGCGACCGATCAGGAAGCGCTCGATGCGTTCCAGCTGCTGTGCCGCACGGAGGGTATTATCCCCGCGCTCGAGCCTTCGCATGCAATTGCGGCCGTAGCTC
- a CDS encoding phosphoribosylanthranilate isomerase, producing the protein MRVQAKICGLTTFETLDTAVRHGASHVGFVFFPPSPRNLGFDQARALATRAPAHVQKIGVFVDPDDAMLDAALAAGLDAVQLHKVTPDRAAAIRRRVPVWVALAVKTAADLRAAAGFQAAADRILYDAKTPEGAALPGGMGLRFDWTLLQGHRPPLPWALSGGLDPDNVAEAIRVTGAPQVDVSSGVESAPGVKDVAKIAAFLQAVARC; encoded by the coding sequence ATGCGCGTCCAGGCAAAAATCTGTGGCCTAACCACATTCGAAACCCTCGATACCGCCGTTCGCCACGGCGCCAGCCATGTCGGCTTCGTGTTCTTCCCGCCGAGCCCGCGCAATCTCGGCTTTGACCAGGCGCGCGCGCTCGCCACGCGGGCACCTGCGCATGTCCAGAAGATCGGCGTGTTCGTCGATCCCGACGATGCCATGCTCGACGCGGCGCTCGCCGCCGGGCTGGACGCGGTCCAGCTCCATAAGGTCACTCCCGATCGCGCCGCCGCGATCCGCCGCCGCGTGCCGGTCTGGGTCGCGTTAGCGGTCAAGACCGCCGCCGATCTCCGCGCCGCCGCCGGTTTCCAGGCCGCCGCCGATCGCATCCTCTATGACGCCAAGACGCCGGAAGGCGCCGCCCTGCCCGGCGGCATGGGGCTGCGCTTCGACTGGACCTTGCTTCAGGGCCACCGTCCTCCTTTGCCCTGGGCGCTCTCGGGGGGCCTCGATCCCGACAATGTCGCCGAGGCGATCCGCGTCACCGGCGCCCCGCAGGTCGACGTCTCCTCGGGCGTCGAGAGTGCCCCTGGCGTCAAGGATGTTGCCAAGATCGCCGCGTTCCTCCAAGCGGTGGCGCGATGTTGA
- a CDS encoding AAA family ATPase produces MAERILVIGSPGSGKSTLARVLAEQTGLPLYPLDQLYWQPGWVETQRPEFEARVAAITATPRWIIEGNYSGTLATRLARADKVVLLDLSPFRCTWRIVRRWLATRGRVRVDMAPGCPERLDLAFLWYVLSFRLRGLPRVEARLAGFGGELVWLGTPAEVRGFLSGELLYEDVHE; encoded by the coding sequence ATGGCCGAACGCATTCTCGTCATCGGATCGCCGGGCAGCGGCAAATCGACGCTGGCGCGTGTGCTGGCCGAACAGACCGGCCTGCCGCTCTATCCTCTTGACCAACTCTATTGGCAGCCGGGCTGGGTGGAGACGCAGCGGCCCGAATTCGAGGCGCGCGTAGCGGCCATCACGGCGACGCCGCGCTGGATCATCGAGGGCAATTATTCGGGCACGCTCGCGACGCGACTGGCGCGGGCGGACAAAGTGGTGCTGCTCGATCTCTCGCCGTTTCGGTGCACCTGGCGGATCGTGCGGCGCTGGCTCGCGACGCGCGGAAGGGTTCGCGTCGATATGGCGCCCGGATGCCCCGAGCGGCTCGACCTGGCCTTCCTCTGGTATGTGCTGAGCTTCCGTTTGCGCGGGCTGCCGCGAGTCGAGGCCAGGCTGGCGGGGTTCGGGGGCGAGCTGGTCTGGCTCGGCACGCCGGCCGAAGTGCGGGGTTTCCTGTCAGGCGAGCTGCTTTACGAGGACGTCCATGAATAA
- a CDS encoding GNAT family N-acetyltransferase codes for MAEVTIRIATRDDLPALHPVIERAYRGETARGGWTHEADLIDGARTDIPTLTAIVDDPTQCLLVALRDGTTIGCVQVSDRGQGLAYLGLLCIDPTLQAGGYGKLLVTAAEQLARDTFGAAAMEMTVIDVRRKLIEFYERRGYRVSGEKRDFPIALDPPLFMDVLVKQLA; via the coding sequence ATGGCCGAGGTCACGATCCGTATCGCTACACGCGACGACCTGCCCGCGCTCCATCCGGTGATCGAGCGCGCCTATCGCGGCGAGACCGCGCGCGGCGGTTGGACCCACGAAGCAGATCTGATCGATGGCGCGCGCACCGACATCCCGACACTCACTGCAATCGTCGACGATCCCACGCAGTGCCTGCTCGTCGCGCTCCGCGACGGCACGACGATCGGGTGCGTGCAGGTGAGCGACAGAGGACAGGGCCTGGCGTATCTGGGCCTGCTCTGCATCGATCCAACGCTCCAGGCGGGCGGCTATGGCAAGCTGCTCGTCACTGCCGCCGAGCAACTCGCGCGCGACACGTTTGGCGCGGCCGCGATGGAAATGACCGTCATCGACGTCCGGCGGAAGCTGATCGAATTCTACGAGCGCCGGGGGTATCGTGTCTCGGGCGAGAAGCGCGACTTCCCGATCGCGCTCGATCCGCCGTTATTCATGGACGTCCTCGTAAAGCAGCTCGCCTGA
- a CDS encoding lysozyme inhibitor LprI family protein, which produces MVRIAGFGLFAFLLALFGLHAAAPLQSASFDCTKASHPLEKTICASPKLAKLDGEVAALYRTHLAQLFDRASFRNQQRDWQQILRTRCAMTCDPATVEADYTRQRDTLRAFTEETWEASYKTADVATLTITHIDASQFDFALARDREGEQLCKFPANDGEAGAVATLVSPAKASWSAGACWIDFVLARDRTGHVTRIDASASPGCKRHCKGKYALGDAFLPANNWVAGNQ; this is translated from the coding sequence ATGGTGCGGATTGCGGGTTTCGGACTGTTCGCGTTCCTCCTCGCCTTGTTCGGCCTCCACGCCGCGGCGCCGCTGCAATCCGCCAGCTTCGACTGCACCAAAGCGAGCCACCCGCTCGAAAAGACGATCTGCGCCAGCCCGAAACTCGCAAAGCTCGATGGTGAGGTTGCCGCGCTGTACCGCACCCACCTCGCCCAACTGTTCGACAGGGCGAGCTTCCGCAACCAGCAGCGCGACTGGCAGCAGATCCTCCGCACGCGCTGCGCGATGACCTGCGATCCCGCCACCGTCGAGGCCGACTATACCCGGCAGCGCGACACGTTGCGCGCCTTCACCGAAGAGACCTGGGAAGCGAGCTACAAGACTGCCGATGTCGCCACGCTGACGATCACGCATATCGACGCCAGCCAGTTCGACTTCGCGCTGGCGCGCGACCGCGAAGGCGAGCAACTGTGCAAGTTCCCGGCGAACGACGGCGAAGCCGGCGCCGTCGCGACGCTTGTTTCTCCCGCCAAGGCGAGCTGGAGCGCGGGGGCATGCTGGATCGACTTCGTCCTCGCTCGCGACCGCACCGGGCATGTCACTCGTATCGACGCCAGCGCCTCGCCCGGCTGCAAGCGCCATTGCAAGGGCAAGTACGCGCTGGGCGACGCCTTCCTGCCCGCGAACAACTGGGTCGCTGGCAACCAATAG
- the pyrF gene encoding orotidine-5'-phosphate decarboxylase has protein sequence MSAPIYVALDTPDIERAKAIAQRVRNHVGGIKLGLEFFMANGRHGVREMAEIGLPIFLDLKFHDIPNTVAKAIQSLRPLEPAILTVHAAGGRAMLEDAKAAAPLGTKVVAVTMLTSLDASDLRSIGLSPDPHEQVVRLAELAQSAGVDGIVCSGEEVAAAKKAWQDGFFVVPGVRPANGSIGDQKRVVTPRAALDSGASILVVGRPITQAEDPDQAAREIEATL, from the coding sequence ATGAGCGCGCCGATCTACGTCGCGCTCGACACGCCTGACATCGAACGCGCCAAGGCGATCGCCCAGCGCGTCCGCAACCATGTCGGCGGGATCAAGCTCGGGCTCGAATTCTTCATGGCCAATGGCCGCCACGGCGTCCGCGAGATGGCAGAGATCGGGCTACCGATCTTCCTCGACTTGAAGTTCCACGACATCCCCAACACCGTCGCCAAGGCGATCCAGTCGCTGCGTCCGCTTGAGCCGGCGATCCTCACCGTTCACGCCGCCGGCGGCCGCGCGATGCTCGAGGACGCCAAGGCTGCGGCCCCTCTCGGCACCAAGGTCGTCGCCGTGACGATGCTCACCAGCCTCGATGCCAGCGACCTGCGCTCGATCGGGCTCAGCCCCGATCCGCACGAGCAGGTCGTCCGTCTCGCAGAGCTGGCGCAGTCTGCCGGGGTCGATGGCATCGTCTGCTCGGGCGAGGAAGTCGCCGCGGCGAAGAAGGCCTGGCAGGACGGTTTCTTCGTCGTCCCCGGCGTCCGCCCCGCCAACGGCAGCATCGGCGACCAGAAGCGCGTTGTCACCCCGCGCGCTGCGCTCGATTCTGGTGCATCGATCCTGGTGGTCGGCCGCCCGATCACCCAGGCCGAAGATCCCGACCAGGCGGCACGTGAGATAGAGGCAACCCTATAG
- a CDS encoding LapA family protein encodes MRFLKVLFWLLLGGLVAAFVIYNGDERVGIRLWGGLIADFSLPLLLVIVFLLGLLPALVAYQTLRWRSRQRLAGLERALADLRAVAPTEPAGGSSEPGLPLLAERQP; translated from the coding sequence ATGCGGTTTCTGAAGGTGCTGTTCTGGCTGTTGCTGGGCGGCCTCGTCGCAGCCTTCGTGATCTACAATGGCGACGAGCGCGTCGGCATTCGCCTGTGGGGCGGGCTCATCGCCGATTTCAGCCTGCCGCTGCTGCTCGTCATCGTCTTCCTGCTCGGGCTGCTCCCTGCCCTCGTCGCATACCAGACCCTGCGATGGCGTTCGCGCCAGCGGCTTGCCGGGCTCGAACGCGCGCTCGCCGACCTGCGCGCCGTCGCCCCCACCGAACCTGCGGGCGGCTCTTCCGAACCCGGCCTTCCCCTGCTGGCGGAGCGCCAGCCATGA
- a CDS encoding patatin-like protein: MSEIRDKELRLALVCYGGISLAVYMHGITKEIWRLASASCAAREGEDGNGVYRQLLDEIRETSGINLRVLVDILSGASAGGINAIFLAQAITTGQSLDPLTDLWMKHADVEALIEPRQAPAHRFAKIWATPIAWIVANRSKTIDETVEAHARDEVRLKLEHFVRSRWFEPPFGGKRLLNTLLDAFAAMAQRPSYRRLLPPGQPLDLFVTVTDFRGHAEELRLNSPPKVTETEHRLVFSFSDHGDEQAPLADAAELAFAARATSSFPGAFPPATIGEMDALLAEREAEWPGRDAFLERALPHQWTDNRAENAVLIDGSVLANAPFRPAIEALRERPARRQVDRRFVFIDPFPDFRFDFYGSPQGQPGFFETIIGSLSELPREQPIRDNLEAISARSDRIERMLGILTEIRSEVEIQVEALFGYTLWLDYPTPKRLASWRRRAQVAAAAKAGYGHTAYGLLKVDGTIDRIGRLLYTIGDSHSPERLREIREAVAHAVQARGGDRFGATLSNGASPQTLEFLRAHDLGFRIRRLRLLARRLSEIDLPSSHAELLPMREAIYESLAAYLELKRSDNFADLRGAVRDMTDDAGPILDLLADRMQLKALDHATDARLSDGFSALSKDLRRPMLLAHLGFPFFDIATLPLLQGEGMDEFDPIRVDRISPDDATAIRTGGAAATLKGIQFNSFGAFFSRAYRENDYLWGRLHGADRLIDIVLSALPLDDRLPEQRVIAIKRHAFHAILDEEEQRLTAIPGLFAELRNEIG; encoded by the coding sequence ATGTCCGAGATCCGCGACAAGGAGCTGCGGCTCGCGCTCGTCTGCTATGGCGGGATCAGCCTCGCCGTCTACATGCACGGCATCACCAAGGAGATCTGGCGGCTCGCCAGCGCGAGTTGTGCCGCGCGTGAAGGCGAGGACGGCAATGGCGTCTATCGACAGCTGCTCGACGAGATCCGCGAGACTTCGGGAATCAATCTGCGCGTGCTGGTCGACATCCTCTCGGGGGCGAGCGCCGGCGGGATCAACGCGATCTTCCTGGCCCAGGCGATCACCACCGGTCAGTCGCTGGATCCGCTCACCGATCTGTGGATGAAGCACGCCGATGTCGAAGCGCTCATCGAGCCGCGCCAGGCCCCCGCACACCGCTTCGCCAAGATCTGGGCGACGCCGATCGCGTGGATCGTCGCCAATCGCAGCAAGACGATCGACGAGACCGTCGAGGCGCACGCGCGCGACGAGGTCCGGCTCAAGCTCGAGCATTTCGTCCGCTCGCGCTGGTTCGAGCCCCCGTTCGGCGGCAAGCGGCTGCTCAACACGCTGCTCGACGCCTTCGCGGCGATGGCGCAGCGGCCCAGCTACCGGCGCCTGCTTCCCCCCGGCCAGCCGCTCGACCTGTTCGTCACCGTCACCGATTTTCGCGGCCACGCCGAGGAATTGCGGCTCAATTCACCGCCCAAGGTCACCGAGACCGAACATCGCCTCGTCTTCTCGTTCAGCGACCATGGCGACGAGCAGGCGCCCCTCGCCGATGCGGCGGAGCTCGCTTTCGCCGCCCGTGCGACCTCAAGCTTCCCCGGCGCCTTCCCGCCCGCGACGATCGGCGAGATGGATGCGCTGCTCGCCGAGCGCGAGGCCGAATGGCCGGGGCGCGACGCCTTTCTCGAACGTGCCTTGCCGCATCAATGGACCGACAATCGCGCCGAGAATGCCGTGCTGATCGACGGGTCGGTGCTCGCCAACGCCCCGTTCCGCCCGGCTATCGAGGCATTGCGCGAGCGCCCCGCGCGCCGCCAGGTCGATCGCCGCTTCGTGTTCATCGATCCCTTTCCGGACTTCCGCTTCGATTTCTACGGCTCGCCCCAGGGCCAGCCGGGGTTCTTCGAGACGATCATCGGCTCGCTTTCCGAACTGCCGCGCGAGCAGCCGATCCGCGACAATCTGGAGGCTATCTCGGCACGATCGGACCGGATCGAGCGGATGCTCGGAATTCTCACCGAGATCCGCTCCGAAGTGGAGATCCAGGTCGAGGCGCTATTCGGCTACACCCTGTGGCTCGATTATCCCACGCCCAAGCGCCTCGCGAGCTGGCGCCGCCGCGCGCAGGTCGCCGCCGCGGCCAAGGCGGGCTACGGCCATACCGCTTATGGCCTGCTCAAGGTCGACGGGACGATCGATCGTATCGGTCGCCTGCTCTACACGATCGGCGACAGCCATTCGCCCGAGAGGCTGCGCGAAATCCGCGAAGCCGTAGCGCATGCGGTCCAGGCCCGCGGCGGCGATCGCTTCGGCGCAACGCTCTCAAACGGCGCCAGCCCGCAGACGCTCGAATTCCTCCGCGCGCACGACCTTGGCTTCCGCATCCGCCGCCTGCGGCTGCTCGCGCGTCGGCTGAGCGAGATAGACTTGCCCAGCTCGCACGCCGAGCTGCTGCCGATGCGCGAGGCGATTTACGAATCGCTTGCCGCCTATCTCGAGCTCAAGCGCTCGGACAATTTCGCCGATCTGCGTGGCGCGGTGCGTGACATGACCGACGATGCCGGGCCGATCCTCGACCTGCTCGCCGACCGGATGCAATTGAAGGCGCTCGACCACGCCACCGACGCGCGCCTATCCGACGGGTTCAGCGCACTATCGAAGGATCTCCGCCGCCCGATGCTGCTCGCGCATCTCGGCTTCCCCTTTTTCGACATCGCCACTCTTCCGTTGCTTCAGGGCGAGGGCATGGACGAGTTCGATCCGATCCGCGTCGATCGCATCTCCCCCGACGATGCCACCGCAATCCGCACCGGCGGCGCCGCGGCGACGCTCAAGGGGATCCAGTTCAACAGCTTCGGTGCGTTCTTCAGCCGCGCCTATCGCGAGAACGACTATCTCTGGGGCCGTCTCCACGGCGCCGACCGGCTGATCGACATCGTCCTCTCGGCACTGCCGTTAGACGATCGCCTTCCCGAGCAACGCGTCATCGCAATCAAGCGCCACGCCTTCCACGCGATCCTCGACGAGGAAGAGCAAAGGCTGACCGCCATTCCCGGCCTCTTTGCCGAGCTGCGAAACGAGATCGGCTGA
- a CDS encoding endonuclease/exonuclease/phosphatase family protein, with amino-acid sequence MIRIASYNMRKSIGTDRRRRPERTLQVLCEVNADVIALQEADRRFGTREAVLTGHLLAEHGDWKPIPFGMRARSMGWHGNALLVRKDAQILDCEAIHLPALEPRGAVMADVRVRGQVLRVVGMHLDLSGLWRRRQAHAIIAHLNASAQQYPTVLMGDLNEWSAHSGCLRDFAQHFHFADTGKSFHARRPMARLDRIMASRDLAIGAAGVHESLNARTASDHLPVWAEVSPA; translated from the coding sequence ATGATCAGGATCGCCAGCTACAATATGCGCAAGTCGATCGGAACCGATCGTCGGCGCCGTCCGGAGCGGACGCTCCAGGTGCTGTGCGAGGTCAACGCCGACGTCATCGCGCTGCAGGAGGCAGATCGCCGCTTCGGCACGCGCGAGGCGGTGCTGACCGGCCACCTGCTCGCCGAGCATGGCGACTGGAAGCCGATCCCGTTCGGGATGCGTGCGCGCTCGATGGGCTGGCACGGCAACGCGCTGCTCGTCCGGAAGGACGCCCAGATTCTCGATTGCGAGGCGATCCACTTGCCCGCGCTCGAGCCGCGCGGCGCAGTGATGGCCGATGTCCGCGTCCGCGGCCAGGTGCTCCGGGTCGTCGGCATGCATCTCGACCTTTCGGGGCTGTGGCGCCGCCGCCAGGCGCATGCGATCATCGCGCACCTTAACGCTAGCGCCCAACAATACCCGACGGTGCTGATGGGCGACCTCAACGAATGGAGCGCGCACAGCGGCTGCCTGCGCGACTTTGCCCAGCATTTCCATTTCGCCGATACCGGCAAGAGCTTCCACGCCCGCCGCCCGATGGCGCGGCTCGATCGAATCATGGCCAGCCGCGACCTGGCGATCGGCGCAGCGGGGGTGCATGAGAGCCTCAACGCGCGAACCGCTTCGGACCATCTGCCCGTCTGGGCCGAAGTCAGCCCCGCCTGA
- a CDS encoding MmcQ/YjbR family DNA-binding protein — MSQESAKLSQDPDSALEQVRALALGLPEVEERPSHGQPTFFVGGKQFAQFRHDHHGDGSTIVAVKCADDEEGPNLIALAPDSYSRVAYLGAGWIGLAVGHDDTDWAHVGDRIARSWELAAPRRLLEAGGR, encoded by the coding sequence ATGTCCCAAGAATCCGCCAAGCTGAGCCAAGATCCAGATTCCGCCCTCGAGCAAGTCCGCGCGCTCGCGCTCGGCCTTCCCGAAGTCGAGGAGCGCCCCAGTCACGGCCAGCCGACCTTCTTCGTCGGGGGCAAGCAGTTCGCGCAGTTCCGCCACGATCATCACGGCGATGGCAGCACGATCGTCGCGGTGAAATGCGCCGATGACGAGGAGGGCCCGAACCTGATCGCGCTCGCGCCGGACAGCTATTCGCGCGTCGCTTATCTCGGCGCGGGCTGGATCGGCCTCGCGGTCGGCCATGACGACACCGATTGGGCGCATGTCGGCGATCGCATCGCGCGCAGTTGGGAGCTTGCCGCCCCGCGCCGCCTGCTCGAAGCCGGTGGCCGCTGA
- the purN gene encoding phosphoribosylglycinamide formyltransferase, which produces MASLVEASRAPDCPYEVALVASDKPEAAGLAWAQDNGIATFAQSPKGMVKPDYEAKIDAALRQAGVEAIALAGYMRLLSDDFVARWRGRIVNIHPSLLPKYKGLDTHARAIEAGDGHAGASVHIVTEELDAGEVLGQAEVAILPDDTPESLAERVLKEEHRLYPRVVAEFLCPKNPPS; this is translated from the coding sequence ATGGCCTCGCTGGTCGAGGCGTCGCGCGCACCCGACTGTCCCTACGAAGTCGCGCTCGTCGCCAGCGACAAGCCCGAAGCTGCCGGCCTCGCCTGGGCGCAGGACAACGGCATCGCCACCTTCGCCCAATCCCCCAAGGGCATGGTGAAGCCCGACTATGAGGCGAAAATCGACGCAGCCCTGCGCCAGGCTGGGGTCGAGGCGATCGCCCTCGCCGGCTATATGCGCCTTCTCTCCGACGACTTCGTCGCTCGCTGGCGCGGCCGGATCGTCAACATTCACCCCTCGCTGCTTCCCAAGTACAAGGGCCTAGATACCCACGCGCGTGCCATCGAAGCCGGGGACGGCCATGCCGGCGCTTCGGTCCATATCGTTACCGAGGAACTCGACGCCGGCGAGGTGCTCGGCCAGGCCGAAGTCGCTATCCTGCCCGACGACACCCCCGAAAGCCTTGCCGAACGCGTGCTGAAGGAGGAACATCGGCTCTACCCAAGGGTAGTTGCCGAGTTCCTATGTCCCAAGAATCCGCCAAGCTGA
- the purM gene encoding phosphoribosylformylglycinamidine cyclo-ligase, translating into MSEDKGYTYAQAGVSIAAGNALVRAIGPLAKSTRRPGADAALGGFGGVFDPKAAGFKDPLLVAANDGVGTKLKLAIEHDAHDGVGIDLVAMCANDLVVQGAEPLFFLDYYASGKLVPETAERVIASIADGCRQAGCALIGGETAEMPGMYAENDYDLAGFCVGAVERDQLLDGSAIRPGDVLLGLGSTGIHSNGFSLVRRLAADKGWKLDRPAVFDQDVILLDALMAPTRIYVASLLPQLRKGTIHGLAHITGGGLLENVPRVLPENCHARIDASAWPLPRLMAFLQAQGNIEPEEMARTFNCGIGMVAAVDPEHAEVVAAELTEAGETVFRIGAVEEGPRGCTVSGPAETWSARSDWSATHAG; encoded by the coding sequence ATGAGCGAAGACAAAGGGTATACCTACGCCCAGGCGGGCGTCTCGATCGCGGCCGGCAACGCGTTGGTGCGCGCCATCGGCCCGCTGGCCAAATCCACCCGCCGCCCCGGCGCCGACGCCGCCTTGGGCGGGTTCGGCGGGGTGTTCGACCCCAAGGCGGCGGGGTTCAAGGACCCCCTGCTGGTCGCGGCGAACGATGGCGTCGGCACCAAATTGAAGCTCGCGATCGAGCACGACGCGCATGACGGCGTCGGCATCGACCTCGTCGCGATGTGCGCGAACGACCTCGTCGTCCAGGGCGCCGAGCCATTGTTCTTCCTCGACTATTACGCCAGCGGCAAGCTGGTCCCCGAGACCGCCGAGCGCGTCATCGCCTCGATCGCCGACGGATGCCGCCAGGCCGGCTGCGCGCTGATCGGCGGCGAGACCGCTGAGATGCCGGGCATGTATGCCGAGAACGACTACGACCTTGCTGGCTTCTGCGTCGGCGCGGTCGAGCGCGACCAATTGCTCGACGGCAGCGCGATCCGCCCCGGCGACGTGCTGCTAGGCCTCGGCTCGACCGGCATCCACTCGAACGGCTTCTCGCTCGTCCGCCGCCTCGCCGCGGACAAGGGCTGGAAGCTCGATCGCCCCGCGGTGTTCGACCAGGACGTGATCCTGCTCGACGCGCTGATGGCACCGACGCGCATCTATGTCGCGAGCCTGCTGCCCCAGCTCCGGAAAGGCACGATCCACGGCCTCGCCCACATCACCGGCGGTGGGCTGCTCGAAAATGTCCCGCGCGTGCTGCCCGAGAATTGCCATGCCCGCATCGACGCGAGCGCCTGGCCGCTGCCGCGGCTAATGGCGTTTCTCCAGGCACAGGGCAATATCGAGCCCGAGGAGATGGCGCGGACCTTCAATTGCGGGATCGGCATGGTCGCGGCAGTGGACCCCGAGCATGCCGAAGTAGTTGCTGCCGAGCTTACCGAAGCCGGCGAGACGGTATTCCGCATCGGCGCGGTCGAGGAAGGCCCGCGCGGCTGCACCGTCTCCGGGCCCGCCGAGACCTGGAGCGCGCGCAGCGACTGGAGCGCGACGCATGCCGGCTAG